The following proteins come from a genomic window of Myroides odoratus DSM 2801:
- a CDS encoding NuoI/complex I 23 kDa subunit family protein yields the protein MSSTNTYSLSGRKKMVSNKKLTWSERIYLVAIFKGMMVTLKHMFKKKVTISYPEQTRPFSPVYRGRHTLMRDDEGRERCTACGLCALSCPAEAITMKAAERKPEEKHLYREEKYAEIYEINMLRCIFCGLCEESCPKQAIYLTKSGEITKADITRENFIYGKDKLVMPLEAAIANTNKQNQA from the coding sequence ATGTCATCAACTAATACATATTCTTTATCAGGAAGAAAGAAGATGGTTTCTAACAAGAAACTAACTTGGAGTGAGCGCATCTATTTGGTTGCGATTTTCAAAGGAATGATGGTTACCTTAAAACACATGTTTAAGAAAAAGGTGACAATCTCTTATCCTGAACAAACCCGTCCATTTAGCCCTGTATACCGTGGTAGACATACGCTAATGCGCGACGACGAAGGAAGAGAGCGCTGTACTGCTTGTGGTTTATGTGCTTTATCTTGTCCTGCAGAAGCAATCACGATGAAAGCTGCAGAACGTAAACCAGAAGAAAAACACTTATACCGCGAGGAAAAGTATGCTGAAATCTATGAGATCAACATGCTTCGTTGTATCTTCTGTGGTTTATGTGAAGAATCTTGTCCTAAACAAGCTATTTACTTGACTAAATCAGGAGAGATTACCAAAGCAGATATCACGCGTGAAAACTTTATCTACGGAAAAGATAAATTGGTTATGCCTTTAGAGGCAGCTATTGCTAATACGAACAAACAGAATCAAGCGTAA
- the nuoH gene encoding NADH-quinone oxidoreductase subunit NuoH yields the protein MDKAIIIDKAVIIVVVFAITMLMAMYATLAERKIAAWIQDRLGPNRAGKGGVLQPLADGLKLFAKEEYEPTTPNRFLFKFGPFLAMTLALMTSAVLPWGDKFVLFGREIILQAADLNVGILYVLAVLSVGVYGIMIGAWASNNKYSLMSGIRAASQMISYEIAMGLSLISLLLLTQSMSMREIALQQSGMNWNVFYQPLGFLIFLICSFAETNRAPFDLAECEQELIGGFHTEYSSMKMGFFLFAEYANLFISSAIIAVLYFGAYNYPGMSWAVENWGVNIANVLGIVALFIKICFFIFVYMWVRWTLPRFRYDQLMNLGWKSLIPLALLNLIVTAVVILLLN from the coding sequence ATGGATAAAGCTATTATTATTGATAAAGCAGTTATTATTGTAGTTGTATTCGCAATTACAATGCTTATGGCGATGTATGCTACGTTAGCTGAACGAAAAATTGCAGCGTGGATACAAGATCGTTTAGGTCCAAACCGTGCAGGTAAAGGAGGGGTTCTACAACCTTTGGCCGATGGTTTAAAACTATTTGCTAAAGAAGAGTATGAACCAACAACACCTAACCGATTCTTATTCAAATTTGGTCCTTTCTTGGCTATGACCTTGGCACTTATGACAAGTGCTGTATTGCCTTGGGGTGACAAATTTGTTCTTTTCGGAAGAGAAATTATTCTACAAGCCGCAGATCTTAACGTAGGAATCTTATACGTTCTTGCTGTACTTTCTGTTGGTGTTTACGGAATTATGATTGGTGCTTGGGCATCTAATAATAAATATTCTTTGATGAGTGGTATTCGTGCTGCTTCTCAAATGATTTCATACGAAATTGCAATGGGACTTTCACTTATCTCTTTGTTGTTATTGACACAAAGTATGAGTATGAGAGAAATTGCATTGCAACAAAGTGGAATGAACTGGAACGTATTTTATCAACCCCTAGGGTTTTTAATCTTCCTAATTTGTTCATTCGCTGAAACAAATAGAGCCCCTTTCGACTTAGCTGAATGTGAGCAAGAGTTAATCGGTGGATTCCACACGGAATACTCTTCGATGAAAATGGGATTCTTCTTATTCGCAGAATATGCAAACTTGTTTATTTCTTCTGCTATCATCGCGGTGTTGTACTTTGGAGCTTATAACTATCCAGGTATGTCATGGGCTGTTGAAAATTGGGGAGTAAACATTGCAAATGTTTTGGGAATTGTAGCCCTATTTATAAAAATCTGTTTCTTCATCTTTGTATACATGTGGGTACGTTGGACTTTACCGCGTTTCCGTTATGACCAATTGATGAACTTAGGATGGAAATCATTAATCCCATTGGCATTATTGAACTTAATCGTTACAGCAGTTGTAATCTTACTATTAAACTAA
- a CDS encoding 2Fe-2S iron-sulfur cluster-binding protein, translated as MKVTIDGHEIEVEPGTSILQAARMIGGESVPPAMCYYSKLEGTGGKCRACLVEVSKGSEADPRPMPKLMASCKTGVMDGMEVKSISSPRVLEARKSVTEFLLINHPLDCPVCDQAGECDLQNLAFQHGKEQKRYQEEKRTFEPENIGDNIQLHMNRCILCYRCVKTAEQLTDERVHGVCGRGEHAQISTYISAAIENEFSGNMIDVCPVGALTDKTFRFKSRVWFNKPYNAHRNCPTCSGKTTVWMFGDEIQRVTARKDEFHEVEEFICNSCRFDHKETSDWVIEGPRKFEKFSVINQNNYTKKLDHVVIKTEEHILEGREQDRKKISMKAIPFTNEESKE; from the coding sequence ATGAAAGTTACTATAGACGGACATGAAATAGAAGTAGAACCAGGAACATCCATTCTACAAGCAGCAAGAATGATTGGTGGGGAATCAGTTCCACCAGCGATGTGCTATTACTCAAAACTAGAAGGAACGGGAGGAAAATGTAGAGCTTGTTTGGTTGAAGTTTCGAAAGGTAGTGAAGCAGATCCACGTCCGATGCCTAAACTAATGGCTTCTTGTAAAACAGGAGTTATGGATGGTATGGAAGTAAAAAGCATCTCTTCACCACGAGTTTTAGAAGCGAGAAAATCAGTAACCGAATTTCTTCTTATTAATCACCCTTTAGACTGTCCTGTTTGTGATCAAGCGGGAGAATGTGATTTACAAAACTTAGCGTTTCAACACGGAAAAGAACAAAAAAGATACCAGGAAGAAAAAAGAACATTTGAACCTGAAAACATAGGAGATAACATCCAATTACACATGAATCGTTGTATTCTGTGCTACCGTTGTGTAAAAACAGCAGAGCAATTAACAGATGAACGCGTACACGGTGTTTGTGGTAGAGGGGAACACGCTCAAATCTCTACTTATATTTCAGCGGCAATTGAAAATGAATTCTCTGGAAACATGATTGACGTATGTCCAGTGGGTGCATTAACAGATAAAACCTTCCGTTTTAAATCTCGTGTTTGGTTTAATAAACCGTACAATGCACACCGCAACTGCCCTACTTGTTCTGGAAAAACCACGGTATGGATGTTTGGAGATGAAATTCAACGTGTAACGGCTCGTAAAGACGAATTCCACGAAGTAGAAGAATTTATCTGTAACTCATGTCGCTTTGACCACAAAGAAACAAGTGATTGGGTAATTGAAGGACCGCGTAAATTCGAAAAATTCTCTGTAATCAATCAAAATAACTACACGAAGAAATTAGATCACGTAGTGATTAAAACAGAAGAACACATTTTAGAAGGACGTGAGCAAGATCGCAAAAAGATCAGTATGAAAGCTATCCCTTTTACTAACGAAGAATCTAAAGAATAA
- the nuoF gene encoding NADH-quinone oxidoreductase subunit NuoF, translating into MATKILLDKINIPGIKSYEVYRQNGGYASVEKALKTMAPDDITEQVKASGLRGRGGAGFPVGLKWSFIDKKSGKPRHLVCNADESEPGTFKDRYLMEYIPHLLIEGMITASYALGANLSYIYIRGEYMWVFKTLERAIKEAYAAGWLGKNILGTDYSLDLHVHCGAGAYICGEETALIESLEGKRGNPRIKPPFPAVSGLWGNPTVVNNVESIANIPWIVNNSGDDYAKIGLGRSTGTKLISASGHIRKPGVYEIEMGITVEEFINSDEYCGGMMDDRPIKALIPGGSSVPILPAHLIYKTANGEDRLMTYESLSDGGFESGSMLGSGGFIVYNDTACIVRNTWNFARFYAHESCGQCSPCREGTGWMEKVLHRIETGHGTMEDIDLLWNIQSNIEGNTICPLGDAAAWPVAAAIRHFREEFEYHVLFPEKVKDRNHYVNEPFESVKHLINK; encoded by the coding sequence ATGGCGACAAAAATATTATTAGACAAAATCAATATCCCTGGGATAAAATCATACGAAGTATATCGTCAAAATGGCGGATATGCATCGGTTGAAAAGGCATTGAAAACAATGGCTCCAGACGATATTACAGAACAGGTAAAAGCATCAGGACTAAGAGGTCGTGGAGGTGCAGGTTTCCCTGTTGGTTTAAAATGGAGTTTCATCGACAAAAAATCAGGTAAACCAAGACACTTGGTATGCAACGCCGATGAGTCTGAACCAGGAACATTTAAAGATAGATACTTAATGGAATATATCCCTCACTTATTAATTGAGGGAATGATTACGGCAAGTTATGCTTTAGGAGCAAACTTATCGTACATCTATATCCGTGGTGAATATATGTGGGTATTCAAAACCTTAGAAAGAGCCATCAAAGAAGCATATGCGGCAGGATGGTTAGGAAAGAATATCCTAGGGACTGATTACTCTCTTGATTTACACGTGCACTGTGGTGCTGGAGCGTATATCTGTGGAGAAGAAACAGCCTTAATTGAATCCTTAGAAGGAAAAAGAGGAAATCCTCGAATCAAACCACCTTTCCCTGCGGTAAGCGGTTTATGGGGAAATCCAACAGTAGTAAACAACGTTGAATCAATTGCTAATATTCCGTGGATTGTCAACAATTCTGGTGATGATTATGCTAAAATTGGTTTGGGTCGTTCTACAGGAACAAAATTAATTTCTGCTTCAGGACACATCAGAAAACCTGGCGTTTACGAAATTGAAATGGGTATTACTGTAGAGGAATTTATCAATTCGGATGAATACTGTGGTGGAATGATGGATGATCGTCCAATCAAGGCTTTAATCCCTGGTGGATCATCAGTGCCCATCTTACCTGCTCACTTAATATACAAAACAGCGAATGGTGAAGATCGTCTCATGACGTATGAATCTTTATCTGATGGTGGTTTTGAAAGTGGATCTATGTTGGGATCAGGTGGTTTTATTGTTTACAATGATACCGCTTGTATCGTAAGAAATACATGGAACTTCGCTCGTTTCTATGCGCATGAAAGCTGTGGACAATGTTCACCTTGTCGCGAAGGAACAGGATGGATGGAAAAAGTATTGCACCGCATTGAAACTGGACACGGAACAATGGAGGATATTGACCTATTATGGAATATCCAAAGCAATATTGAAGGTAACACAATTTGTCCATTAGGAGATGCTGCTGCTTGGCCAGTTGCTGCTGCTATTAGACATTTTAGAGAAGAGTTTGAATATCACGTTTTATTCCCTGAAAAAGTAAAGGACAGAAATCACTATGTCAATGAACCTTTTGAGAGCGTAAAACACCTGATTAATAAATAA
- a CDS encoding NADH-quinone oxidoreductase subunit NuoE family protein: METKKYKQNINITPELQQRIDELLSHYPADKKKSALLPVLHAAQDAHDNWLSVELMDKVAEILGISSIEVYEVVTFYTMYNQKPMGTYMFEFCLTSCCGIRGADDMMEYACEKLGIKPGETTPDGLFSVVGVQCLGACGYAPMMQLGDFYKEHLTREKIDQIIDDCKAGKVILHDK; encoded by the coding sequence ATGGAAACGAAGAAATACAAACAAAATATAAATATCACGCCTGAACTTCAACAACGCATTGACGAATTGTTGAGCCACTACCCTGCTGATAAAAAGAAATCAGCGCTTTTACCTGTTTTACACGCAGCACAAGATGCACATGACAACTGGTTGAGCGTAGAATTAATGGATAAAGTGGCGGAGATATTAGGCATTTCATCTATCGAAGTATACGAGGTAGTTACGTTCTACACGATGTACAACCAAAAACCAATGGGTACGTATATGTTTGAGTTTTGCTTAACTTCATGCTGTGGCATTCGTGGAGCAGACGATATGATGGAATACGCTTGTGAAAAATTAGGTATTAAACCAGGAGAAACAACACCTGATGGGTTATTTTCTGTGGTGGGTGTTCAGTGTTTAGGCGCTTGTGGATATGCACCAATGATGCAGTTAGGCGACTTCTACAAAGAGCACCTGACGCGAGAAAAAATCGACCAAATCATTGATGATTGTAAAGCAGGAAAAGTAATTCTTCACGACAAATAG
- a CDS encoding NADH-quinone oxidoreductase subunit D, with protein sequence MSDLLLPPEQRYAKLIEEKFQEDGTELQILNLGPTHPATHGIFQNIILLDGEKVLDGEGTIGYIHRAFEKIAENRPFYQINVLTDRLNYCSSPINNTAWWMTVEKALGIDIPKRVQYMRVIVMELARIADHIICSSVMGVDTGALTGFLYVFQYREKIYEIYEEISGARLTTNMGRIGGFEREWSPTVFKKIEEFLAEFPAIWSEFEGLLTRNRIFMDRTVGVGGISAEEAINFGFTGPNLRAAGVDYDVRIATPYCSYEDFEFEVPVGTAGDCYDRFCVRNAEVWESMKIIRQALDKMPEGPFHADVPEYYLPPKEDVYTNMEALIYHFKIVMGEVPVPVTELYHAVEGGNGELGFYLITDGSRTPYRLHFRRPCFIIYQAYNDIVRGGMLSDAIITLSSLNIIAGELDA encoded by the coding sequence ATGTCAGATTTATTATTACCACCGGAACAGAGATACGCGAAGCTGATTGAGGAAAAGTTTCAAGAAGATGGAACAGAGTTACAGATCTTAAACTTAGGTCCTACACACCCAGCAACGCATGGTATCTTTCAAAATATTATCTTATTAGATGGGGAAAAGGTACTAGATGGAGAAGGAACGATCGGTTATATTCACCGTGCCTTTGAAAAAATCGCAGAAAACCGCCCATTCTACCAAATCAACGTATTAACGGATCGTTTGAACTATTGTTCATCACCGATCAACAATACGGCTTGGTGGATGACAGTAGAAAAAGCTTTAGGTATTGATATTCCAAAACGCGTGCAATATATGCGCGTGATTGTGATGGAATTAGCACGTATCGCAGACCACATCATTTGTAGTTCTGTTATGGGTGTAGATACAGGAGCCTTAACTGGATTCTTATATGTATTCCAATACAGAGAAAAAATATACGAAATCTACGAAGAAATCTCAGGGGCTCGTTTAACGACAAACATGGGACGTATTGGTGGATTCGAAAGAGAATGGAGCCCAACAGTATTCAAAAAAATTGAAGAATTTTTAGCTGAATTCCCAGCTATTTGGAGCGAATTTGAAGGTTTATTAACTAGAAATAGAATCTTCATGGATCGTACAGTAGGTGTAGGTGGAATCTCCGCAGAAGAAGCAATCAACTTCGGATTTACAGGACCAAACTTACGTGCGGCTGGTGTAGATTACGACGTTCGTATCGCTACTCCTTATTGTTCTTATGAGGATTTTGAATTTGAAGTTCCTGTAGGAACAGCTGGTGATTGTTACGATCGTTTCTGTGTGCGTAATGCAGAAGTTTGGGAAAGTATGAAAATCATCCGTCAAGCATTGGATAAAATGCCAGAAGGGCCTTTCCACGCAGATGTTCCGGAGTACTACCTTCCTCCAAAAGAAGATGTATACACCAATATGGAGGCTTTAATTTATCACTTCAAAATTGTGATGGGTGAAGTACCTGTTCCAGTAACTGAATTGTATCACGCCGTTGAAGGAGGTAATGGTGAACTAGGATTCTACTTGATCACAGATGGTAGTAGAACACCGTATCGCTTGCATTTCAGAAGACCTTGCTTTATCATTTACCAAGCGTACAATGACATCGTAAGAGGAGGTATGCTATCAGATGCGATTATTACCCTATCAAGTTTAAACATCATTGCAGGAGAATTAGACGCTTAA
- a CDS encoding NADH-quinone oxidoreductase subunit C, whose amino-acid sequence MALDNQTIQKALIDQFGLSVKEFHEQHDMLIFEVAPDTLHAVVQFLKENDQMNFNFLTDVCGVHYPDSEEDRQFAVVYHMHNWMDNVRIRFKTFLNSKNPTVDSVVDLFKSANWQERETYDFYGIKFKNHPQLKRILNMDEMESFPLRKEFPLEDEGRTDKDDRFFGRTIHNC is encoded by the coding sequence ATGGCATTAGATAATCAAACCATTCAAAAAGCTTTAATCGACCAATTTGGTTTGTCGGTTAAGGAATTTCACGAACAACACGACATGCTTATTTTTGAAGTCGCGCCTGATACTCTTCACGCAGTTGTTCAGTTTTTGAAAGAAAATGACCAAATGAATTTCAACTTTCTAACGGATGTTTGTGGGGTTCACTACCCAGATTCAGAAGAAGATCGTCAATTTGCCGTGGTATACCACATGCACAATTGGATGGACAACGTGAGAATTCGCTTCAAAACCTTTTTGAACAGCAAAAATCCAACGGTTGATTCTGTTGTAGATTTATTCAAATCTGCGAATTGGCAAGAAAGAGAAACCTATGATTTCTACGGCATTAAGTTCAAGAATCATCCACAATTGAAACGTATTTTAAATATGGATGAAATGGAATCTTTCCCTCTGCGCAAAGAATTTCCATTGGAAGATGAAGGAAGAACAGACAAAGACGATCGATTCTTTGGTAGAACGATTCACAATTGTTAA
- a CDS encoding NADH-quinone oxidoreductase subunit B, with protein sequence MSDKKYKTVEAPDGYVGEGFFATKLSEVVGLARSNSMWPLPFATSCCGIEFMATMAATYDIARFGSERMSFSPRQADMLMVMGTISKKMAPILRQVYEQMAEPKWVIAVGACASSGGIFDTYSVLQGIDKVIPVDVYVPGCPPRPEQILDGVMRLHEIVKAESVYRRGTKEYDELLKSYNIESK encoded by the coding sequence ATGAGCGATAAAAAATATAAAACAGTAGAAGCTCCTGATGGATATGTAGGAGAAGGTTTTTTTGCCACTAAATTAAGTGAAGTAGTTGGTTTGGCACGTTCTAACTCAATGTGGCCTTTACCTTTTGCCACTTCATGTTGTGGTATTGAATTTATGGCAACCATGGCTGCAACATATGATATTGCCCGTTTCGGATCAGAGCGTATGAGTTTCTCTCCTAGACAAGCAGATATGTTGATGGTAATGGGAACTATTTCGAAAAAAATGGCCCCTATCCTACGCCAAGTATACGAACAAATGGCTGAACCTAAATGGGTAATCGCTGTTGGTGCTTGCGCTTCTTCAGGTGGTATTTTTGATACTTATTCTGTATTACAAGGAATTGACAAAGTGATTCCTGTAGACGTATATGTACCAGGATGCCCTCCTCGACCAGAACAGATTCTTGATGGCGTTATGAGATTGCATGAAATCGTTAAAGCAGAATCAGTTTATAGACGTGGTACAAAAGAATACGATGAGTTATTAAAATCGTATAACATAGAAAGTAAATAG
- a CDS encoding NADH-quinone oxidoreductase subunit A has product MQSSQLDFIPILMQIALAAGFVSMTIWVSGKLGPRKKSKIKDSTWECGLESLGNARIPFNVKYFLVAILFVLFDVEVVFLYPWAMNFQELGWEGLAKMGIFLFLLVVGLLYEFKKKGLEWD; this is encoded by the coding sequence ATGCAATCAAGTCAACTCGATTTTATACCAATTTTAATGCAAATTGCACTAGCTGCGGGATTTGTATCTATGACGATATGGGTTTCTGGGAAACTAGGACCTAGAAAAAAATCAAAAATCAAGGATAGTACTTGGGAATGTGGACTAGAATCATTGGGAAACGCACGTATTCCTTTTAACGTAAAGTATTTCTTAGTTGCTATTCTCTTTGTTCTATTTGATGTTGAAGTAGTATTCCTTTATCCTTGGGCGATGAACTTTCAAGAATTGGGATGGGAAGGATTGGCCAAAATGGGAATTTTCTTATTCCTTTTGGTAGTTGGACTATTATATGAATTTAAAAAGAAGGGTCTCGAATGGGATTAA
- a CDS encoding cold-shock protein yields MHTGVIKFFNEDKGLFGFITNEATKQDIFVHITGLRTKNVEQGNRVSYEEEQGKKGLIATNVQVIED; encoded by the coding sequence ATGCACACAGGCGTAATTAAATTCTTCAACGAAGACAAAGGATTATTCGGTTTCATTACTAATGAAGCTACTAAACAAGACATCTTTGTTCACATCACAGGTTTAAGAACAAAGAATGTTGAACAAGGTAACCGCGTTTCTTACGAAGAGGAACAAGGTAAAAAAGGGCTTATTGCCACTAATGTACAAGTGATAGAAGATTAA
- the accC gene encoding acetyl-CoA carboxylase biotin carboxylase subunit, with the protein MFKKILVANRGEIALRIIRTCKEMGIKTVAVYSTADADSLHVRFADEAVCIGPAPSNLSYLKISNIIAAAEITNADAIHPGYGFLAENAKFSKICQEHGVKFIGASPEMIEKMGDKATAKETMKLAGVPTVPGSDGLLESLEHAKKTAKEIGYPVMMKATAGGGGKGMREIFKEEEIERAWESARQEAAAAFGNDGMYMEKLIVDPRHIEIQVVGDSYGKACHLSERDCSIQRRHQKLTEETPSPFMTDELRDKMGLAAVKAAEFIKYEGAGTIEFLVDKDRNFYFMEMNTRIQVEHPITEQVIDYDLIREQILVAAGVPISGKNYTPKLHSIECRINAEDPFNDFRPSPGKITTLHAPGGHGVRLDTHVYSGYSIPPNYDSMIAKLITTAQTREEAINKMKRALDEFVIEGIKTTIPFHRQLMDDPNYRAGNYTTAFMESFHMKPLEEE; encoded by the coding sequence ATGTTTAAAAAAATATTAGTAGCTAATAGAGGTGAAATTGCTTTACGCATCATTAGAACGTGTAAAGAAATGGGAATAAAAACTGTAGCTGTTTATTCAACTGCAGATGCAGACAGCCTTCACGTACGTTTCGCTGACGAAGCAGTATGTATCGGACCTGCACCCTCAAACCTATCGTATTTAAAAATTTCCAACATTATCGCTGCAGCTGAAATCACAAATGCTGATGCGATTCACCCTGGATATGGTTTCTTAGCTGAAAATGCAAAGTTTTCTAAGATCTGTCAAGAACACGGAGTAAAATTTATCGGTGCTTCTCCTGAGATGATCGAAAAAATGGGAGACAAAGCAACAGCAAAAGAAACAATGAAGTTAGCTGGAGTACCAACGGTTCCAGGTTCAGATGGCTTATTAGAGTCATTAGAACACGCAAAGAAAACAGCCAAAGAAATTGGTTACCCTGTCATGATGAAAGCAACTGCTGGAGGTGGTGGTAAAGGGATGCGTGAGATCTTCAAAGAAGAAGAAATCGAGAGAGCGTGGGAAAGTGCTCGTCAAGAAGCTGCTGCTGCTTTTGGAAATGATGGAATGTACATGGAAAAACTAATCGTTGATCCACGTCACATCGAAATCCAAGTTGTAGGAGATTCGTATGGTAAAGCATGTCACTTATCTGAAAGAGACTGTTCAATCCAAAGACGTCACCAAAAACTTACTGAAGAAACTCCTTCTCCATTCATGACTGATGAATTGAGAGACAAGATGGGATTAGCTGCTGTAAAAGCTGCAGAATTCATCAAATACGAAGGAGCAGGAACGATTGAGTTCTTAGTGGACAAAGATCGCAACTTCTACTTCATGGAAATGAATACGCGTATCCAAGTGGAACACCCAATTACAGAACAAGTGATTGATTACGATTTAATTCGCGAACAAATCCTAGTTGCTGCAGGTGTGCCAATCTCTGGTAAAAACTATACGCCTAAATTACACTCTATCGAATGTCGTATCAACGCTGAAGATCCATTTAATGACTTCAGACCTTCTCCTGGAAAAATTACTACGTTGCATGCGCCAGGAGGTCATGGAGTGCGTTTAGATACACACGTGTATTCTGGATACTCTATTCCACCAAACTACGATTCAATGATTGCAAAGTTGATCACAACCGCTCAAACAAGAGAAGAAGCAATCAACAAAATGAAACGTGCATTAGACGAGTTTGTAATCGAAGGAATTAAAACAACAATTCCTTTCCACAGACAGTTGATGGATGATCCAAATTACAGAGCAGGTAACTATACAACTGCTTTCATGGAATCATTCCATATGAAACCGTTAGAAGAAGAATAA
- the accB gene encoding acetyl-CoA carboxylase biotin carboxyl carrier protein codes for MDIKEIQNLIKFVAKSGATEVKLEMDDFKITIKTTETGSTETTYIQQVPVAPSMPQAPVAAAPVATSEAPAAAPQAGEDAKYITVKSPIIGTFYRKPAPDKAPFAEVGTVIKPGDVVCVIEAMKLFNEIESEVSGKIVKILVDDSSPVEFDQPLFLVDPS; via the coding sequence ATGGACATTAAAGAAATTCAAAACCTAATCAAATTCGTAGCGAAATCAGGAGCTACAGAAGTAAAATTAGAAATGGATGATTTTAAAATCACCATCAAAACGACAGAAACAGGAAGCACTGAAACAACGTATATCCAACAAGTTCCAGTTGCACCATCAATGCCACAAGCACCTGTAGCTGCAGCACCAGTTGCAACTAGTGAAGCTCCAGCAGCTGCACCACAAGCAGGAGAAGATGCAAAATACATCACTGTAAAATCTCCAATCATTGGAACATTCTACAGAAAACCGGCTCCAGACAAAGCTCCTTTCGCAGAAGTAGGAACAGTAATCAAACCTGGAGATGTAGTTTGTGTTATTGAAGCAATGAAGTTATTCAACGAAATCGAATCTGAAGTATCAGGTAAAATCGTGAAAATCTTAGTTGACGATTCGTCACCTGTTGAGTTTGATCAACCTTTATTCTTAGTTGACCCATCTTAA
- a CDS encoding beta-ketoacyl-ACP synthase III: protein MTKIHAAITAVGCYLPETKLTNADLEKMVETNDEWITSRTGIKERRILREPGQGSSYMAIKAAENLIKKSGVDPKEIDLVLLSTATPDMPVAITGVYVASQIGATNAFAFDLQAACSSFLYGMSVASAYIESGKYKKVLLIGSDKMSSIIDYTDRATCIIFGDAAGAVLFEPNTDGYGIIDEYLRSDGIGREYLKIDAGGSILPASAETVANKQHYVFQDGKTVFKYAVSNMADVSEKIMQRNNLTHSDVNWLAAHQANKRIIDATAHRMGVDDSKVLMNIERYGNTTSATLPLLLCDYENQLKKGDNIIFATFGGGFTWGSIYLKWAYNS, encoded by the coding sequence ATGACAAAAATACATGCAGCCATTACTGCTGTTGGTTGTTATTTGCCCGAGACAAAGTTAACCAACGCGGATTTAGAAAAAATGGTTGAAACTAACGACGAGTGGATAACCTCTCGAACAGGAATTAAAGAACGTCGCATTCTTAGAGAACCTGGACAAGGCTCTTCGTATATGGCTATCAAAGCTGCGGAGAATCTAATTAAAAAATCAGGAGTAGATCCGAAAGAAATAGACTTAGTCCTATTATCAACCGCTACCCCAGACATGCCTGTAGCAATTACAGGAGTATACGTAGCTTCTCAAATTGGTGCTACAAATGCTTTTGCTTTTGACTTACAAGCTGCTTGTTCAAGCTTCTTATATGGAATGTCTGTTGCTTCTGCTTATATCGAATCTGGTAAGTACAAAAAAGTACTGTTAATCGGATCGGATAAAATGTCTTCTATTATCGATTATACGGATCGTGCAACTTGCATTATTTTTGGAGATGCTGCCGGAGCAGTTTTATTTGAACCCAATACAGATGGTTACGGAATTATAGATGAATATCTAAGAAGTGACGGAATCGGAAGAGAATACTTAAAAATTGACGCTGGTGGTTCTATTTTACCAGCAAGCGCTGAAACAGTTGCCAATAAGCAACACTATGTTTTCCAAGACGGAAAAACTGTTTTCAAATATGCCGTATCTAACATGGCTGATGTCAGTGAGAAAATCATGCAACGCAACAATTTAACACACAGTGATGTAAATTGGTTGGCTGCACATCAAGCAAACAAACGCATTATCGATGCTACTGCTCACCGCATGGGAGTGGATGATTCTAAAGTTCTAATGAACATCGAGCGATACGGAAATACAACCTCTGCTACTTTACCCTTATTATTATGTGATTATGAAAACCAATTGAAGAAAGGTGATAATATTATCTTTGCTACCTTTGGTGGAGGTTTCACATGGGGATCGATATATTTAAAGTGGGCTTACAATAGTTAA